The genome window ATCGTGAATCTTTAAGAGACCCCCTGCTTCCCTTTTAAGACAGGGGGTATGTCTGGGGTGGCATTTAATTAAACAGCAGGTGTGGCAGGTCATTTATGTGGCAAGGCACCAGTCAATGTCTGGATAAATCCCTCATCAGGTATCGTTGAGGTCAAGGCATTCCCTGTTCAAACCCTTCGGGCGCAAACATTTCAGCTATACACAGAATCATGGATGCCTGCCTGCCGGCAGACAGGATTGATGCCATTGCCTTGCATCATTAATTCAAAAAGCGCTATATTAATTTATAAATAAAGGTGTTTTATTTTTATTGGCATGTTTCAGCTGGGAGTGTTAATTCTCTATCTTTAAAATTCAAATAAATACATTAATCAAGGTACTTTAACTTATTGACAATTTAGGACGTTGCTGTTTAATATTTTTTAAATTTCAGGTGAATTATGGGTGAGTTGACAAGCGACAGATCCATAACGAGATTCGGCGTCTCCATACCATCAGATCTCATTAGAAATTTTGATGATTACATTAGGGCACGTCAATACAGTAACAGATCTGAGGCGATTCGCGACCTTATTCGGGAAAAATTGATAGCACAGGAATGGGAGAGGGAAGTACAAGGCAAGGAGGTGGTCGGGACCATCACCTATGTCTATGATCATCATAAGCGGGAACTTGTAAATTCAATCGTTGATATTCAGCATGATTTTTCGGAGCATGTCATAGTATCGCAGCATGTCCATTTGGATCACAGTAATTGCCTTGAGGTCGCCATAGTCCGCGGCAAGGCAGGGGCCCTGGAAGGCCTTGCCGATAAATTGAAGGCCTTGAAGGGTGTCAAACATTGCAAGCTCACCATGACTACTACAGGGGCTGATCTTAGTTAGTTGTGTCCCTGACGATCCGTCATTTCCGCGAAAGCCTGGATCCATATTTGTTGATCTTCATTGGATTTCTGTTTGTGCAGAAATGACAAATCTAGATTTTTAGAGGTCCCTTTGGGATATTTTACGGCATGTCCTGTTTATTTACCGGCAGAATATATCTTTCAGATTTTAACAAAATGATCAGTCACAAAGGTCGAGTCATATTTTCACGATTCAGGAGCCATAGAGATGCATGAACAGGGAGAGTTTTTTGTTGAGCAGAAAAAGACCCGAGACATCGCGGATGAGCTGAAAAAGTCGTATCTGGATTATTCAATGAGTGTAATCATAGGACGTGCATTGCCTGATGTAAGAGATGGGCTTAAGCCTGTACATAGGCGGATATTGTATGCCATGTCCGAGCTCAGAAATGATTACAATAAGCCATATAAAAAGTCGGCAAGGATAGTGGGTGATGTCATAGGTAAATATCATCCACATGGCGATGTCGCCGTCTATGATACTATCGTCAGGATGGCCCAGGGTTTTGCAATGCGTTATCCGCTGATAGACGGTCAGGGCAATTTCGGTTCCGTCGATGGGGATGCTCCTGCAGCCATGCGTTATACAGAAGTACGATTTGCCAAGATCGCTCATGAGATTATGGCAGATATAGATAAGGAGACCGTTGATTTTGTACCGAATTACGACGATTCCTTGAGAGAACCGGTTGTGTTGCCTTCCAAGGTCCCCAATCTCCTTGTAAACGGCGCATCAGGCATTGCTGTCGGTATGGCCACCAACATCCCGCCCCACAATCTCGGCGAGGTGGTGGATGGCCTCATAGCCCTTATAAAGAACCCTGACATAACCATCTCCGAACTCATGGAATATATCCATGGCCCTGATTTTCCGACCGGCGGTTTTATCTGTGGAAAGGCCGGCATGAGATCGGCCTACGAGACAGGCAAAGGCGTTATAAAGATCCGCGCCAGGGCCTTTATTGAGCAGGTCGCAAAGGGAGGGCGTGAGAATATTGTTATCACCGAGATACCATATCAGGTCAACAAGGCCAAGCTGGTCGAAAAAATAGCAGAGCTCGGGCGCTTGAAACAGGTTGATGGCATACATGATGTCCGCGATGAGTCCGACCGGGATGGGATGCGGATAGTAGTGGAGCTCAAAAGAGACGGGGTGGCCCAGGTGGTTTTGAATCATCTTTACAAACATACCCAGATGGAGACAAGCTTTGGCGTCATCTTGATCGCTATTGTAAACGGAAGGCCGGAACTCCTTGATCTCAAAGGGCTCTTGACCCACTTTCTCCAACATAGGAAGACCATCATTATAAGGCGTACTACATATGAACTAAAAAAGGCGCAAGAGCGGGCCCATATACTGGAGGGGCTTAAAACAGCCCTTGAAAACCTAGATGAGGTTGTCGGTCTGATCCGGGCATCGAAAACCCCTCAGGAGGCGAAATCAGGCCTTATAGAGCGGTTCGCCCTCTCACTTATACAGGCGCAGGCCATCTTGGATATGAGGCTTCAACGTTTGACCGGTCTTGAGCGCGATAAGATCCTTGATGAATATGCCGCGATACTTAAAGACATAGAGCGGTATAAGGCCATTTTGGCGAGTGACGCTCTTGTGTTGGAGATCGTCGAGGAGGAACTCAAGGCGTTAAGGTCCGAATATGGCGATGCAAGGAAGAGTGAAATCGTCGACGATCCTGAAGAGATCGATATTGAAGACCTGATAGTCGAGGAGGATGTGGTTGTAACGCTATCACATGGTGGTTATATAAAACGGAATCCGGTAAGTCTATACAGGAGTCAGAGGCGCGGAGGAAAGGGGGTTGCCGGGGTATCCTCCAAACAAGATGACTTTGCCGAGCACCTTTTTGTTGCATCCACACATGATTATTTCCTGTGCTTCAGCAATCTGGGCCGCATATATTGGATAAAGGTCCATGAGATACCCGAAGGGTCCAGGGCCAGTCGCGGAAAGGCGCTTATCAATCTCTTACCCCTTGACCAAGGGCGAAACGAACGCATAGCTGCCGTCATACCCGTAAGGACATTTGAACCTGACCGTTTTGTAGTGATGGCTACGAAGAAGGGTTTGATAAAGAAGACCAGGCTTGATGAATTTTCAAGGCCCAGACCTTCCGGCATCATCGCCGCAGTGATAAATAAGGATGATGAGCTGATTGCGGCGGATATGACCGATGGAAAGGCGGATATCTTTCTTGGGACAAGGGAGGGGTTTTCCATAAGATTCCCCGAAAACGACGTGCGGCAGATGGGACGTACTGCGGCCGGCGTCAAAGGGATAGCCCTCAAGGATGGCGATCATGTCGTTGATATGGTTATCATTTCAGGTGGCCGCGGCACGCTTATGACCGTTACCGAAAACGGCTACGGTAAGCGTACAAGCATTGAAGAGTACAGGGTGCAGTCAAGGGGCGGCAAGGGTATTATAAATATAAAGACTACAGATAAAGTTGGAAGCGTTGTAAATGTCTTGATGGTTGATGATACAGACGAGCTCATGCTTGTTGGTACAAGCGGAAACATAATACGGAT of Dissulfurimicrobium hydrothermale contains these proteins:
- the nikR gene encoding nickel-responsive transcriptional regulator NikR; amino-acid sequence: MGELTSDRSITRFGVSIPSDLIRNFDDYIRARQYSNRSEAIRDLIREKLIAQEWEREVQGKEVVGTITYVYDHHKRELVNSIVDIQHDFSEHVIVSQHVHLDHSNCLEVAIVRGKAGALEGLADKLKALKGVKHCKLTMTTTGADLS
- the gyrA gene encoding DNA gyrase subunit A, whose amino-acid sequence is MHEQGEFFVEQKKTRDIADELKKSYLDYSMSVIIGRALPDVRDGLKPVHRRILYAMSELRNDYNKPYKKSARIVGDVIGKYHPHGDVAVYDTIVRMAQGFAMRYPLIDGQGNFGSVDGDAPAAMRYTEVRFAKIAHEIMADIDKETVDFVPNYDDSLREPVVLPSKVPNLLVNGASGIAVGMATNIPPHNLGEVVDGLIALIKNPDITISELMEYIHGPDFPTGGFICGKAGMRSAYETGKGVIKIRARAFIEQVAKGGRENIVITEIPYQVNKAKLVEKIAELGRLKQVDGIHDVRDESDRDGMRIVVELKRDGVAQVVLNHLYKHTQMETSFGVILIAIVNGRPELLDLKGLLTHFLQHRKTIIIRRTTYELKKAQERAHILEGLKTALENLDEVVGLIRASKTPQEAKSGLIERFALSLIQAQAILDMRLQRLTGLERDKILDEYAAILKDIERYKAILASDALVLEIVEEELKALRSEYGDARKSEIVDDPEEIDIEDLIVEEDVVVTLSHGGYIKRNPVSLYRSQRRGGKGVAGVSSKQDDFAEHLFVASTHDYFLCFSNLGRIYWIKVHEIPEGSRASRGKALINLLPLDQGRNERIAAVIPVRTFEPDRFVVMATKKGLIKKTRLDEFSRPRPSGIIAAVINKDDELIAADMTDGKADIFLGTREGFSIRFPENDVRQMGRTAAGVKGIALKDGDHVVDMVIISGGRGTLMTVTENGYGKRTSIEEYRVQSRGGKGIINIKTTDKVGSVVNVLMVDDTDELMLVGTSGNIIRIRASDVRTIGRSTQGVRLIQLAEGDKLAAVAKLAEREGE